From Streptomyces sp. Edi4, one genomic window encodes:
- a CDS encoding DJ-1/PfpI family protein, whose product MGTSLTVGVFVFEDAEELDVVGPWEVFGFWAAHVATAPVRLVTIGRGEGAVRCAKGLRLGVDHDLATAPALDVLIHPGGDGTRVLGKDTAHLDWLRQLHDQGVLLASVCTGSLTLAAAGLLKGRPATTHRDFAATLAGIDDTVDVRARDRYVDDGDIVTSAGVSAGIDMALHLVERLGGAQAAALVRQGMQYERPVS is encoded by the coding sequence ATGGGGACTTCTCTGACCGTCGGTGTCTTCGTGTTCGAGGACGCCGAGGAACTTGATGTAGTCGGACCGTGGGAGGTTTTCGGCTTCTGGGCCGCGCACGTCGCCACGGCCCCCGTCCGACTGGTCACGATCGGACGCGGGGAGGGGGCGGTGCGCTGCGCCAAGGGGCTTCGGCTGGGCGTGGATCACGACCTCGCCACGGCCCCCGCACTCGACGTACTGATCCACCCGGGCGGTGACGGCACACGTGTGCTCGGGAAGGACACCGCCCATCTGGACTGGCTGAGGCAGTTGCACGACCAGGGAGTGCTGCTGGCGAGCGTGTGCACCGGCTCGCTCACGCTGGCGGCGGCCGGGCTCCTGAAGGGGCGCCCCGCGACCACGCACCGGGACTTCGCCGCGACACTGGCGGGCATCGACGACACCGTCGACGTCCGTGCCCGCGACCGGTATGTCGACGACGGTGACATCGTCACCAGTGCGGGCGTGTCCGCCGGGATCGACATGGCCTTGCACTTGGTGGAGCGGCTGGGCGGCGCGCAGGCGGCGGCCCTGGTCCGCCAGGGAATGCAGTACGAACGGCCCGTCAGCTGA
- a CDS encoding sigma-70 family RNA polymerase sigma factor → MPPLPGRRKKRRKHENTQEVDELITGWALEARGGDADAVERFIQALHHDVKRYVAHLSADPQSADDLTQETFIRALGSLHRFEGRSSARAWLLSIARRAVIDDFRRAAARPRLADRHDWRRAAEQTQPVDVPGFEEGIALLDLLATLPDERREAFMLTQLLGLSYTEAADVTDCPVGTIRSRVARARGTLLELLAEPEEPCPDIGGPLPAIGPSRSAVAVLAAAAA, encoded by the coding sequence CTGCCCCCGTTACCTGGGCGTCGCAAGAAACGTAGGAAACACGAGAACACTCAGGAGGTCGACGAACTGATCACTGGATGGGCGCTGGAGGCCCGAGGCGGCGACGCCGACGCCGTCGAGCGGTTCATCCAGGCCCTGCACCACGACGTGAAGCGCTACGTCGCGCACCTGAGCGCGGACCCGCAGTCGGCGGACGACCTGACGCAGGAGACGTTCATCAGGGCGCTGGGCAGTCTGCACCGGTTCGAGGGGCGCTCCTCGGCCCGGGCCTGGCTGCTGTCGATCGCGCGTCGGGCGGTGATCGACGACTTCCGGCGTGCCGCCGCGCGGCCCCGCCTGGCCGATCGTCACGACTGGCGGCGTGCCGCCGAACAGACCCAGCCGGTCGACGTGCCGGGGTTCGAGGAGGGCATCGCGCTCCTCGACCTGCTGGCCACGCTGCCGGACGAGCGCCGCGAGGCGTTCATGCTCACCCAGCTGCTGGGTTTGTCGTACACGGAAGCGGCCGATGTCACCGACTGTCCCGTCGGCACGATCCGTTCCCGTGTCGCCCGGGCCCGCGGGACGCTGCTGGAGCTGCTTGCCGAGCCGGAGGAGCCCTGTCCGGACATCGGTGGTCCACTGCCGGCCATCGGGCCGTCCCGCTCCGCGGTAGCCGTCCTGGCAGCCGCGGCGGCCTGA
- a CDS encoding phenylalanine 4-monooxygenase, which translates to MARVINWLRQTPLDTNGSRLGHADDHPGFADPAYVRRRDAIVAAAEGHRVGDPSPPVRYRESEHSTWRTVHAALTRAQEGRVCRAVTRAREAAPVPADGVPQHEEVSDRLQPLGGFRFTLAGGIVPNKRFLGAMADGYFHAVQYVRHPAVPLYTPEPDVLHDVFGHGTHLCDPWFADLYRTVGRAAARVESDDALDLISRVYWFTLEYGIAYEDGQPKAYGAALLSSYGELEHFARADIRPFDIPELVRLPYQVAGYQPVLYAVDSLPRLAEHLHGFLDDFDEDTRDRHGLPALPERGFMGRPR; encoded by the coding sequence ATGGCCCGTGTGATCAACTGGCTGCGGCAGACCCCACTGGATACCAATGGTTCACGTCTGGGCCACGCGGATGATCATCCGGGGTTCGCCGACCCGGCGTACGTCCGCCGTCGTGACGCGATCGTGGCCGCGGCCGAAGGGCACCGGGTGGGCGACCCGTCGCCGCCCGTCCGCTATCGCGAGTCCGAGCACTCCACTTGGCGTACGGTGCACGCCGCGCTCACCCGGGCCCAGGAGGGGCGGGTGTGCCGGGCGGTCACGCGGGCGCGCGAGGCGGCGCCCGTACCGGCGGACGGTGTTCCGCAGCACGAGGAGGTCTCCGACCGCCTCCAGCCCCTCGGCGGCTTCCGGTTCACACTGGCCGGCGGGATCGTGCCCAACAAGCGGTTCCTGGGCGCCATGGCGGACGGCTACTTCCACGCGGTGCAGTACGTACGCCACCCCGCCGTGCCCCTCTACACCCCGGAACCGGACGTCCTGCACGACGTCTTCGGCCACGGCACCCACCTCTGCGACCCGTGGTTCGCCGACCTGTACCGCACGGTGGGGCGGGCCGCGGCCCGGGTGGAGTCGGACGACGCGCTCGATCTGATCAGCCGTGTCTACTGGTTCACCCTGGAGTACGGCATCGCCTACGAGGACGGGCAGCCCAAGGCGTACGGCGCGGCGCTGCTCTCCTCCTACGGGGAGCTGGAGCACTTCGCCCGGGCCGACATCCGCCCGTTCGACATCCCCGAACTCGTCCGACTGCCCTACCAGGTCGCCGGCTACCAGCCCGTCCTCTACGCCGTCGACTCACTGCCGCGCCTCGCAGAGCATCTGCACGGCTTCCTTGACGACTTCGACGAGGACACACGGGACCGCCATGGCCTCCCTGCCCTGCCGGAGCGCGGCTTCATGGGTCGCCCGCGCTGA
- a CDS encoding alpha/beta hydrolase: MRPDPSTAARHRTIEAPAGRLHLVEQGSGPLVLLLHGFPESWYSWRHQLPALAAAGYRAVAVDVRGYGRSSRPDDRDAFRMLDLVADNVAVVRALGEEHAVVVGHDWGANIAAISALVRPEVFRAVALLSVPYAPPGGPRPTDVFGRSGGPAQEFYVSYFQEPGRAEAEIEPDVRGWLAGFYASLSADTMPADDAPDPHFVAHGARLRDRFPAAALPFWLTEDDLDVYAGEFERTGMTGALNRYRAMDRDWADLAPYRGAPIKQPSLFIGGARDASTTWMSDAIDAYPTTLPALSASHILEGCGHWIQQERPDEVNGLLTDWLATLQD; this comes from the coding sequence ATGCGCCCCGATCCGTCCACCGCCGCCCGCCACCGCACCATCGAGGCCCCGGCCGGGCGCCTGCATCTGGTCGAGCAGGGCAGCGGCCCGCTGGTCCTGCTCCTGCACGGTTTCCCCGAGTCCTGGTACTCCTGGCGCCACCAGCTCCCGGCCCTGGCCGCGGCCGGATACCGGGCGGTGGCCGTCGACGTGCGCGGCTACGGCCGCTCCTCCAGGCCTGACGACCGCGACGCCTTCCGGATGCTCGACCTGGTGGCGGACAACGTCGCCGTCGTGCGCGCCCTGGGGGAGGAGCACGCGGTGGTCGTCGGCCACGACTGGGGTGCCAACATCGCGGCGATCTCGGCATTGGTCCGCCCCGAGGTATTCCGTGCGGTCGCCCTCCTGAGCGTTCCCTACGCGCCGCCCGGCGGCCCCCGCCCCACGGATGTTTTCGGCCGGAGCGGAGGCCCCGCGCAGGAGTTCTACGTCTCCTACTTCCAGGAGCCCGGCCGCGCCGAGGCAGAGATCGAGCCGGATGTCCGGGGCTGGCTCGCCGGCTTCTACGCCTCTCTGTCCGCCGACACCATGCCCGCCGATGACGCGCCCGACCCGCACTTCGTCGCCCACGGTGCCCGTCTGCGTGACCGCTTTCCCGCAGCCGCCCTCCCCTTTTGGCTGACCGAGGACGATCTCGACGTCTACGCCGGGGAATTCGAGCGCACCGGCATGACCGGCGCACTCAACCGCTACCGCGCCATGGACCGCGACTGGGCGGACCTCGCCCCATACCGCGGCGCACCCATCAAGCAGCCGTCCCTGTTCATCGGCGGCGCCAGGGACGCCTCCACCACCTGGATGTCCGATGCCATCGACGCCTACCCCACCACCCTCCCCGCCCTGTCGGCCTCCCACATCCTGGAGGGCTGCGGTCACTGGATCCAGCAGGAACGCCCCGATGAGGTCAACGGTCTGCTGACCGACTGGCTCGCCACCCTTCAGGACTGA
- a CDS encoding XRE family transcriptional regulator → MAVDDVPGMLTAMGPRLRAAREQCGATLTAVSCATGISPSTLSRIETGRRGPTLEVVLRLAKEYGVSLDELAGIEPAPGAGSRRTARPPSFGDGKAVLPLTRYVGGLHAHKHVLAAVEDPPARPRQVSHEGYEWLCVLYGRLWLALGGQDLVLAAGDVAEFDTRTPHAVANAGPGGPVEYLIMFGPQGERPRLRTG, encoded by the coding sequence GTGGCTGTCGACGACGTGCCCGGCATGCTGACGGCGATGGGGCCCAGGCTGCGGGCCGCCCGTGAGCAGTGCGGCGCCACACTCACCGCCGTCAGCTGTGCGACCGGCATCTCGCCGAGCACGCTGTCGCGGATCGAGACCGGCCGGCGCGGGCCCACCCTGGAGGTGGTGCTGCGCTTGGCGAAGGAGTACGGCGTTTCCCTCGACGAGCTCGCCGGCATCGAGCCCGCCCCGGGAGCCGGGTCTCGTCGCACGGCGAGGCCGCCGAGCTTCGGCGACGGCAAGGCGGTGCTGCCGCTCACTCGGTACGTCGGCGGCCTGCACGCCCACAAGCACGTGCTGGCCGCCGTCGAGGATCCGCCCGCGCGGCCCCGGCAGGTCTCCCACGAGGGCTACGAATGGCTGTGTGTCCTGTACGGGCGGCTGTGGCTCGCGCTCGGCGGCCAGGATCTCGTCCTGGCCGCCGGGGACGTCGCCGAGTTCGACACCCGCACCCCGCACGCGGTGGCGAACGCCGGCCCGGGCGGCCCCGTCGAGTACCTGATCATGTTCGGACCCCAGGGCGAACGCCCCCGACTGCGCACCGGCTGA
- a CDS encoding DUF4157 domain-containing protein: MTTRQSQDGPARTADDRLRQPQRQDAAPERASTGLMALQAGAGNAAVVQMLRQAGHSWAQEQHQHGAGCGHQQTEQAAPVQRSAVHDVLRTSGSPLDSSVRTDMEARLGADFSDVRIHNDSAAKASAAEVGARAYTSGSHVVVGEGGADRHTLAHELTHVIQQRQGPVAGTDNGSGLKVSDPSDRFEREAEANATRALSGEAPVQRAAGPDDAGAGDTGPGVVQRALVINGNDVSQEYKAATATADDSQKAAMLDAKVNQILTEMDSEIGAKFQPDEQASFQAERQRITAQLRKAIVEPRTMKGMHPVLKVEVGKHPDFGAKNRDIQVNNVEELARGLMGWVYAKDKRREEKQRAHGVKTSPDVEMFLNSLLLRVNSATDSLKANLTAEQRAVMEEELTTGVAHLKSQPLVIDPATGNEVHDPKKAGKPFGAYLTYFSQTHGIDPKFQPGQPLERLATQLPGVGGGIQAVLRDPEKHSFRDKIMVLHDVMEYFGPARHFPPTMGTDKLAEVGGQDIQSTAGINPVTGARIETTDRGQNLVPNLRKPGEMKEHPSTRNEHSDTTKFARAHRVPVWAGQSFTAARMFKLAQAAGGTKREIAAVAWGIFAFWRLDFDHTTALAYHTLHEVMDIAQNFGVPYDIKDQYAGQADVTMTALTDSLKALGSTVDHHRQQLELSTQGLRNLQNDDTQMVTDELELKYANALNAAAGIQNDMVRLAQGITDLLGRVARNPQGREKTLLVQDLQSGIAAVPTQIEELKARFNANCVV, translated from the coding sequence GTGACCACCAGGCAGTCCCAGGACGGGCCCGCGCGGACGGCCGACGACCGGCTTCGGCAGCCCCAGCGCCAAGACGCCGCACCGGAGCGGGCGTCCACGGGGCTGATGGCGTTGCAGGCCGGTGCGGGCAACGCCGCGGTCGTCCAGATGCTTCGCCAGGCCGGCCACTCCTGGGCTCAGGAGCAGCACCAGCACGGGGCGGGCTGCGGGCACCAGCAGACCGAGCAGGCCGCGCCCGTCCAGCGCTCGGCGGTGCACGACGTGCTGCGCACCTCGGGCAGCCCCCTCGACTCCTCGGTACGTACGGACATGGAGGCCCGGCTCGGCGCGGACTTCTCCGACGTACGCATCCACAACGACAGCGCCGCGAAGGCTTCGGCGGCGGAGGTCGGCGCCCGCGCCTACACCTCCGGCAGCCACGTCGTCGTCGGTGAGGGCGGAGCCGACCGTCACACCCTGGCGCATGAGCTGACCCACGTCATCCAGCAGCGTCAAGGACCCGTCGCGGGCACCGACAACGGTTCCGGCCTCAAGGTCTCCGACCCTTCCGACCGCTTCGAGCGCGAAGCCGAGGCCAACGCGACGCGCGCGCTCAGCGGAGAGGCACCCGTCCAGCGGGCGGCCGGCCCCGACGACGCGGGGGCCGGGGACACGGGCCCGGGGGTGGTTCAGCGCGCGCTCGTCATCAACGGGAACGACGTTTCGCAGGAGTACAAGGCCGCGACGGCGACCGCCGACGACAGCCAGAAGGCGGCCATGCTGGACGCCAAGGTGAACCAGATCCTCACGGAGATGGACTCCGAGATCGGCGCGAAGTTCCAGCCGGACGAGCAGGCGAGCTTCCAAGCGGAGCGGCAGCGGATCACGGCACAGTTGCGCAAGGCCATCGTGGAACCGCGCACGATGAAGGGCATGCACCCGGTCCTCAAGGTGGAGGTCGGCAAGCATCCCGATTTCGGCGCCAAGAACCGTGACATCCAGGTCAACAATGTGGAGGAGCTGGCTCGGGGCCTGATGGGCTGGGTCTACGCCAAGGACAAGCGCAGGGAGGAGAAGCAGCGGGCGCACGGGGTGAAGACCAGCCCGGACGTCGAGATGTTCCTCAACTCCCTGCTGCTGCGCGTCAACTCCGCCACCGACAGCCTGAAGGCGAACCTCACAGCGGAACAGCGGGCCGTGATGGAGGAAGAGCTCACCACCGGCGTGGCCCACCTGAAGTCCCAGCCGCTGGTGATCGACCCGGCGACGGGCAACGAGGTCCACGACCCCAAGAAGGCCGGCAAGCCCTTCGGCGCGTACCTGACCTATTTCAGCCAGACGCACGGCATCGACCCCAAGTTCCAGCCCGGCCAGCCACTTGAGAGGCTGGCGACCCAGCTGCCCGGGGTGGGCGGTGGTATCCAGGCGGTCCTGCGCGACCCGGAGAAGCATTCGTTCCGGGACAAAATCATGGTGCTCCACGACGTGATGGAGTACTTCGGTCCGGCCCGGCACTTCCCGCCGACCATGGGAACCGACAAGCTGGCGGAGGTCGGGGGACAGGACATCCAGAGCACGGCTGGTATCAATCCCGTGACGGGCGCCCGGATCGAAACGACCGACCGCGGCCAGAACCTGGTGCCCAATCTGCGCAAGCCGGGGGAGATGAAGGAACACCCCTCCACGCGGAACGAACACTCCGACACCACCAAGTTCGCCCGGGCCCACCGGGTGCCGGTGTGGGCCGGCCAGTCCTTCACGGCGGCCCGCATGTTCAAGCTCGCCCAGGCGGCGGGCGGGACCAAGCGTGAGATCGCGGCGGTGGCCTGGGGGATCTTCGCCTTCTGGCGGCTGGACTTCGACCACACCACGGCGCTCGCGTACCACACGCTGCACGAAGTCATGGACATCGCCCAGAACTTCGGCGTCCCCTACGACATCAAGGACCAGTACGCGGGTCAGGCGGACGTCACGATGACCGCGCTGACGGACTCCCTCAAGGCCCTCGGGTCCACGGTGGACCACCATCGCCAACAGCTCGAACTCAGCACGCAGGGCCTCAGGAACCTCCAGAACGACGACACTCAGATGGTGACGGACGAACTGGAGCTCAAGTACGCCAACGCGTTGAACGCCGCCGCTGGCATCCAGAACGACATGGTGCGTCTCGCCCAGGGCATCACCGACCTGCTCGGCCGGGTGGCCCGCAACCCGCAGGGCCGGGAGAAGACCCTGCTCGTCCAGGACCTCCAGAGCGGTATCGCGGCTGTGCCCACCCAGATCGAGGAACTGAAGGCGCGCTTCAACGCCAACTGCGTCGTCTGA